A DNA window from Porphyromonas gingivalis ATCC 33277 contains the following coding sequences:
- a CDS encoding cupin domain-containing protein, with translation MTKETYPKATVLDISASVEYSDGGIISKQVLKNEVGNITLFSFDQGQGLSEHTAPFDAFVQILEGEAEIRIGGQPLLLKAGRSVIMPANVSHALHATKRFKMLLTMIRG, from the coding sequence ATGACAAAAGAAACATACCCCAAAGCTACTGTCCTCGACATATCGGCATCAGTAGAGTATTCCGACGGCGGAATCATCAGCAAACAAGTACTTAAGAACGAAGTAGGCAACATTACTCTCTTCTCCTTCGACCAAGGGCAGGGACTGAGCGAACACACAGCACCTTTCGATGCCTTCGTACAGATATTGGAAGGGGAAGCGGAAATAAGAATCGGAGGCCAACCTCTTCTCCTCAAAGCCGGCCGGTCCGTCATCATGCCGGCCAACGTCAGCCATGCACTCCATGCTACGAAACGCTTCAAGATGCTCCTCACCATGATCCGCGGCTGA
- a CDS encoding dicarboxylate/amino acid:cation symporter has protein sequence MRKLRIGLLPKIILAIVLGIGFGNLFSFPFIRIFVTFNALFSELLGFSIPLIILGLVTVAIADIGKGAGRMLLITVLIAYMATVLSGLFAYFAGNAFFPSLISPGTGMSDVTQSQGVQPYFSIAIPPMMSVMTALVLSFVLGLGLAGMESRGMKGMMQDFQEIITKLIAKVIIPLLPIYIFGIFLNMTHQGEVVKVLSVFLSIIGIIFGLHIILLIFQYSVAGFIAKKNPFRMLWRMMPAYFTALGTQSSAATIPVTLKSAVKCGVSEEIAGFTIPLCATIHLSGSTLKITCCALALMIMQGMPYDAGLFTGFIFMLGITMVAAPGVPGGAIMAALGVLQSMLGFDESLQALMIALYITMDNFGTACNVTGDGAISLIVDKLMMRKRQAVAR, from the coding sequence ATGCGTAAACTACGGATCGGCCTCTTGCCCAAGATCATATTGGCCATTGTCCTCGGTATCGGCTTCGGCAACCTCTTCAGCTTCCCGTTTATTCGGATCTTCGTCACGTTCAATGCTCTCTTCAGCGAACTGCTCGGCTTCTCCATTCCGCTGATTATCCTCGGATTGGTGACGGTGGCTATTGCCGACATCGGGAAAGGTGCCGGCAGGATGCTTCTTATCACCGTGCTGATAGCCTATATGGCTACGGTGTTGTCAGGCCTATTCGCCTACTTCGCCGGCAATGCTTTCTTCCCGTCTTTGATTTCTCCCGGTACGGGTATGAGCGATGTCACTCAGTCGCAAGGAGTACAGCCTTACTTCTCTATCGCCATACCGCCGATGATGAGCGTGATGACAGCTCTTGTCCTCTCTTTCGTACTCGGTCTGGGTTTGGCCGGCATGGAAAGCCGTGGCATGAAGGGAATGATGCAGGATTTTCAGGAGATTATCACCAAGTTGATCGCCAAGGTTATTATCCCATTGCTGCCCATCTATATCTTCGGGATCTTTCTGAATATGACCCATCAGGGCGAAGTGGTAAAGGTGTTGTCCGTCTTCCTTAGTATCATCGGTATCATTTTCGGTCTTCATATCATCCTGCTGATCTTCCAATACTCTGTGGCAGGATTCATTGCCAAGAAGAATCCTTTCAGGATGCTGTGGCGAATGATGCCGGCTTATTTCACCGCTCTCGGTACGCAGTCTTCGGCAGCCACTATTCCCGTCACGCTCAAGAGTGCGGTGAAGTGCGGTGTATCGGAAGAGATAGCAGGCTTTACGATCCCTCTCTGTGCTACGATTCACTTGAGCGGTAGCACGCTCAAGATCACTTGTTGCGCTTTGGCACTGATGATCATGCAGGGGATGCCTTATGATGCAGGTCTGTTTACCGGATTTATCTTTATGCTCGGTATTACGATGGTGGCAGCTCCGGGAGTACCGGGTGGAGCCATCATGGCAGCTTTGGGCGTTTTGCAGAGTATGCTCGGTTTCGATGAGTCCTTACAGGCACTCATGATAGCATTGTATATAACCATGGACAACTTCGGTACGGCTTGTAATGTCACAGGCGACGGTGCTATCTCGCTGATCGTGGACAAACTCATGATGCGCAAGAGGCAAGCAGTCGCAAGGTAG
- the meaB gene encoding methylmalonyl Co-A mutase-associated GTPase MeaB gives MDELLHHPENDGCYKGLKVNKGVSNMPIINPYLNRTRRKKLTVKDYVDGILAGDITILSRAVTLVESLLPMHQDTAQQIIEQCLPHAGRSMRIGITGVPGAGKSTSIDAFGMHLIKQGRKLAVLAIDPSSERSKGSILGDKTRMEQLSREKNAFIRPSPAAGSLGGVARKTRETIVLCEAAGFDTIFVETVGVGQSETAVHSMVDFFLLIQLAGTGDELQGIKRGIMEMADGIIVNKADGDNIDKANLAASHYRNALRLFPQAESGWKPRVLTYSGYYAIGIKDIWDMIDEYRHFTTDNGFFRLKRQRQAKWWMYETINDELRDSFYNSTEVQSLIPEVEEAVLEDRATSFVAARRLLDAYFRYISNK, from the coding sequence ATGGACGAACTACTTCATCATCCCGAAAATGATGGTTGCTATAAGGGACTGAAAGTGAACAAGGGCGTTTCCAATATGCCCATCATCAATCCCTACCTGAATAGGACAAGACGCAAGAAGCTGACGGTCAAGGACTATGTGGACGGCATTTTGGCCGGTGATATAACCATCCTGAGCCGTGCCGTCACGCTCGTGGAAAGTCTCCTGCCCATGCATCAGGATACGGCACAGCAGATCATAGAGCAGTGCCTGCCTCATGCCGGCCGCTCCATGCGTATCGGCATTACCGGAGTACCCGGAGCGGGCAAGAGTACTTCGATCGATGCTTTCGGTATGCATCTCATCAAGCAGGGACGGAAGCTTGCCGTGCTGGCCATAGACCCCAGCAGCGAGAGATCCAAAGGGAGTATTCTGGGCGATAAGACCCGTATGGAGCAGCTCTCTCGAGAGAAGAATGCCTTTATTCGTCCCAGTCCTGCTGCCGGTTCGCTGGGTGGCGTGGCACGCAAGACGCGTGAGACCATCGTGCTGTGTGAAGCGGCCGGATTCGACACGATCTTTGTAGAGACGGTAGGAGTGGGCCAGAGCGAAACTGCTGTTCATTCGATGGTGGACTTCTTCCTGCTGATCCAACTGGCCGGTACGGGGGATGAACTTCAGGGTATCAAGCGCGGGATTATGGAGATGGCCGATGGCATCATCGTCAATAAAGCGGACGGAGACAATATCGATAAGGCCAATCTGGCGGCTTCGCATTATCGGAATGCTCTTCGGCTATTCCCACAGGCCGAATCGGGATGGAAGCCGCGAGTCCTCACCTATTCAGGCTATTATGCCATCGGCATCAAGGATATTTGGGATATGATCGACGAGTACCGCCATTTTACGACGGACAACGGATTCTTCCGACTGAAACGTCAGCGTCAGGCCAAGTGGTGGATGTACGAGACGATCAACGACGAACTGCGCGATTCGTTCTACAACAGTACAGAGGTTCAGAGCCTCATACCGGAGGTCGAAGAGGCTGTGTTGGAAGATCGTGCCACGAGTTTCGTCGCTGCCCGTCGTCTGCTGGATGCCTACTTCCGCTATATTTCCAACAAATAA
- a CDS encoding DUF1573 domain-containing protein, with amino-acid sequence MIVSTFRGLLFFLFLLTPLLLTAQESPEIQVEEQSFNFGLIPEEKGSVGHSFKFRNSGTAPLLITRVTADCGCTTPTWPEEAIAPGEEAEIRVLFDPVGRSGAFVKRIRVFSNAPSSPLELSISGTVTTLGGAIPHAYVLAIGPLQVSNARLLFPISMPEDEGVVRLVVNNTDESDLQVAVVSLPSFVSLDDRAFRLQAREPRELNLSLAVLRNMPPGMKDEPLVLEVTSPETGIKAVDSVLVSLPLVDNFLALTAAQTGVMELSTYLDMGQLDGETTKAAIEIRNVGAGPLRLHSVTTRNPALTAVPDRTEIKPGGSTLLRIAVDPQVMKAEGWQSIAADISIICNDPQAPLRRIKVKAEL; translated from the coding sequence ATGATCGTCAGTACATTTCGAGGGCTGCTCTTCTTCCTTTTCCTATTGACTCCTCTGTTGCTGACAGCTCAGGAGAGTCCGGAAATACAGGTCGAGGAGCAGTCCTTTAACTTTGGCCTGATTCCGGAAGAAAAAGGATCGGTAGGGCATAGCTTCAAGTTTCGCAACAGCGGTACCGCTCCTTTGCTCATCACTCGTGTGACGGCCGATTGTGGCTGTACCACTCCGACGTGGCCGGAGGAAGCCATCGCTCCCGGAGAGGAAGCGGAGATCCGCGTCCTCTTCGATCCTGTCGGTCGGTCAGGAGCTTTCGTCAAGCGGATTCGGGTTTTCTCCAACGCGCCATCTTCACCGCTGGAGCTCAGTATAAGCGGCACGGTTACGACCCTCGGTGGTGCCATACCGCATGCCTATGTCTTGGCGATAGGGCCGCTACAGGTGAGCAATGCTCGCCTGCTTTTCCCTATTTCCATGCCTGAAGATGAGGGGGTGGTACGGTTGGTGGTGAACAATACGGATGAGTCCGACCTGCAAGTTGCTGTCGTATCGCTACCTTCATTTGTATCGCTGGACGATCGGGCATTCCGGCTGCAAGCTCGTGAGCCCAGAGAGCTGAATCTTTCGCTTGCCGTACTTCGCAATATGCCTCCGGGGATGAAGGACGAGCCTCTCGTTTTGGAGGTAACCTCTCCCGAAACAGGAATAAAAGCCGTTGATTCCGTCTTGGTCTCTTTGCCGCTGGTGGACAATTTCCTTGCCCTCACTGCAGCCCAAACAGGCGTTATGGAACTCAGCACCTATTTGGACATGGGACAGTTGGATGGAGAGACGACAAAGGCTGCGATAGAGATTCGCAACGTCGGTGCCGGCCCTCTCCGATTGCATAGCGTCACCACACGCAATCCGGCTTTGACTGCCGTACCCGACCGGACGGAGATAAAGCCCGGCGGAAGCACACTATTGCGCATCGCTGTGGATCCGCAGGTGATGAAGGCTGAGGGGTGGCAGAGTATAGCTGCCGATATTTCCATTATTTGCAACGATCCGCAGGCTCCGCTACGTCGTATCAAGGTCAAAGCCGAACTGTAG
- a CDS encoding DUF1573 domain-containing protein — protein MKRIVFVMIALLIGIGVATAQNAKKAVISSDNVEHDFGTIKEADGSVTHTFVIKNTGDAPLVITRVVASCGCTTPQFSKEPIAPGQTSKIDVTYNPAGRPGQFVKTIAVYSNGKDGTFTLRIKGVVE, from the coding sequence ATGAAACGAATCGTTTTTGTAATGATCGCACTCCTTATCGGAATAGGAGTAGCTACGGCGCAAAACGCAAAGAAAGCAGTCATCTCTTCGGACAATGTGGAGCATGACTTCGGTACGATCAAAGAAGCAGATGGCAGTGTGACTCACACTTTCGTTATCAAGAATACGGGAGATGCTCCCTTGGTGATCACTCGCGTAGTGGCATCTTGCGGCTGCACGACACCCCAGTTCAGCAAAGAGCCCATCGCTCCGGGTCAGACAAGCAAAATAGACGTCACATATAATCCTGCCGGCCGTCCGGGTCAGTTCGTAAAGACCATAGCCGTGTACAGCAATGGTAAGGATGGTACCTTTACGCTACGCATCAAAGGGGTTGTAGAATAA
- a CDS encoding DUF1661 domain-containing protein, with the protein MQVAPQGGIYNYFHSLLPPLSLAPFMPRTPLPSISLFCKGLSRAKTKKISRHVFRGVGWNNSRA; encoded by the coding sequence GTGCAAGTAGCTCCTCAAGGGGGGATTTACAACTACTTTCACTCCTTACTGCCACCCCTTTCACTCGCTCCTTTTATGCCAAGAACTCCTCTTCCCTCCATCTCCTTATTTTGCAAAGGTCTCTCTCGCGCCAAAACGAAAAAAATCTCGCGCCACGTTTTTAGGGGCGTTGGGTGGAACAATTCTCGAGCGTAA
- a CDS encoding IS5 family transposase, with product MAYQSKNTDEHVTFADALLSKRYRKAQNDFLNQVDTLIDWRPIRTLINKKYTKRQNAIGAPAYDVILLFKMLLLETWYNLSDCALEERINDSITFSRFLGLKMEEVSPDHSTISRFRSALTELGLMDKLLAQFNKQLSRHHISVREGVLVDASLVETPHKPNGSITIEVADDRQDNRSEAEKEAEEDYQKQVVRQRKGTDEEARWVYKQKRYHYGYKKHCLTNVQGIVQKVITTAANRSDTKEFIPLLQGANIPQGTAVLADKGYACGENRSYLQTHHLQDGIMHKAQRNRALTEEEKQRNKAIGPIRSTIERTFGSIRRWFHGGRCRYRGLAKTHTQNILESIAFNLYRTPGIIMSSSVG from the coding sequence ATGGCATACCAATCCAAGAATACCGATGAGCATGTAACATTTGCAGACGCACTCCTTTCAAAGCGTTATCGCAAAGCACAAAACGACTTCCTCAATCAGGTTGACACGCTTATCGATTGGCGTCCGATCAGGACGCTGATCAACAAGAAATACACGAAGCGACAAAATGCCATCGGCGCCCCGGCTTATGACGTGATTCTCTTATTCAAGATGTTGCTTTTGGAGACATGGTACAACCTCAGTGATTGTGCTTTGGAGGAGCGCATCAATGATTCAATCACCTTTTCCCGATTCTTGGGGCTGAAGATGGAAGAGGTATCTCCCGACCACAGCACCATCAGTCGATTTCGTTCGGCACTGACAGAGTTGGGTCTCATGGACAAACTATTGGCGCAGTTTAACAAACAACTTTCCCGCCATCACATTTCGGTCAGGGAAGGGGTGCTTGTGGATGCAAGCCTTGTGGAGACGCCGCATAAACCCAACGGAAGCATTACGATTGAAGTCGCAGACGACAGGCAAGACAATCGGAGCGAGGCGGAAAAAGAGGCAGAGGAGGATTATCAAAAACAGGTTGTCCGTCAGCGTAAAGGGACGGATGAAGAAGCCCGTTGGGTGTACAAACAAAAGCGTTATCACTACGGATACAAAAAGCATTGTCTGACCAATGTTCAAGGCATTGTTCAAAAGGTGATAACGACAGCAGCGAACCGCAGTGACACGAAGGAGTTTATTCCGCTATTGCAGGGTGCAAACATACCTCAAGGTACAGCCGTCTTGGCGGACAAAGGATATGCTTGCGGGGAAAATCGTTCCTACCTGCAAACCCATCACCTTCAAGACGGCATCATGCACAAGGCACAACGCAACAGGGCATTGACCGAGGAAGAGAAGCAACGAAACAAAGCAATCGGTCCGATACGGAGCACCATCGAACGCACCTTTGGCAGTATTCGCCGGTGGTTTCATGGCGGACGATGTCGATACCGGGGACTTGCCAAGACCCATACTCAAAACATTCTTGAAAGCATCGCCTTTAATTTATACAGAACCCCGGGGATAATTATGTCCTCATCCGTAGGATAA
- a CDS encoding dipeptidyl-peptidase 3 family protein, producing the protein MTKETTQHRSGERVARFADIEVLSYRADLFGTLTPKQRMLCYHLSEAALRGRDITTIQNCRYNLWVRSLMERIYTHLSKSERTDDFALLEEYLFCIWFANGIHHHYSGAKFIARFSPEFLREALRVTGVELEPEEQALLERVLYDTDFLPKQTEQSGEEDIIKASSVNFYAPGITRAEAESHYKNLIEALPENERSCPPSFGLNTRLIRSTSGELKDEVCCIDGLYSPAIEAVVASLEAAIPYTENEEQAACIRLLCDYYRTGDVRLYDRFCIRWVENNRTRIDFINGFTEVYADPIGIHGSWEGLVHMQDEEAGRRTRIISEHAGWFEAHSPIDARFRKKNPHGISATVVNVLTIAGDSYPATPIGINLPNADWIRAEHGSKSVTIDNITDAYNHAARGTGLYEEFIPDEEVRRHVELHADLTDSLHTDLHECLGHGSGQLLPGVPGDALGEHASTLEETRADLFALYFLADPKMIELGLLTDPDAYKANYYKYMLNGLMTQLVRIKRGEEIEEAHMRNRALIARYVLEHAERPGAMSLVCEEGKTALVIKDYEAVRAIIAGLLTEVQRIKSEGDYTAGKALVERYAVHVDPLLHEEVLMRYAKLDIAPYKGFVNPRLRPVYNSEGRLTDATIEYTEGYAEQMLRYSAEYSFLPTDSPLLQEARRLRSHLRRAMDGVLSASMREKGLHYGINFGVTREHLLRLARTADASAPLADYLWRRDVRETKILATMIFPAEELTHEQATRFLREADNVELREQLTANLLERMPEAIRSIGRWIESKETTPDMMTGVLTLAARLFTRGIFPENAPAEKLLALAILHLSDEEQKTELRRASALLLKRYGRGSAERTKKVLCLLPESSQDTAPVLYELCEDIRFELDFYPKDE; encoded by the coding sequence ATGACAAAAGAAACAACCCAACACCGATCGGGAGAGCGCGTAGCCCGATTTGCAGATATAGAAGTACTCAGCTATCGAGCCGATCTCTTCGGCACATTGACCCCTAAGCAGAGGATGCTTTGCTACCACCTATCGGAAGCAGCCCTGCGAGGACGGGATATTACAACCATACAGAACTGCCGCTACAACCTCTGGGTACGCAGTCTGATGGAGCGTATTTACACCCATCTTAGCAAGTCAGAACGAACCGACGACTTTGCCCTGCTGGAAGAATACCTCTTCTGTATCTGGTTTGCCAACGGCATTCACCACCATTACAGCGGAGCCAAATTCATTGCCCGTTTCAGTCCGGAGTTCTTGCGAGAAGCCCTGAGAGTGACGGGCGTGGAGCTGGAGCCGGAAGAGCAGGCACTCTTGGAGCGCGTACTGTACGATACCGATTTTCTACCCAAACAGACCGAGCAGAGCGGCGAAGAGGATATTATCAAGGCTTCTTCGGTCAATTTCTATGCACCGGGTATCACCCGAGCCGAAGCGGAAAGCCATTACAAAAACCTGATAGAAGCTCTTCCCGAAAACGAGAGAAGCTGTCCGCCGAGCTTCGGACTGAATACCCGTCTGATCCGTTCGACTTCGGGCGAATTGAAAGACGAGGTTTGCTGTATAGACGGATTGTACAGCCCGGCCATAGAAGCTGTAGTCGCTTCCTTGGAGGCTGCCATACCATACACTGAGAACGAGGAACAGGCCGCATGCATACGACTGCTGTGCGACTATTACCGCACAGGAGACGTCAGGCTGTACGACCGGTTCTGCATTCGCTGGGTGGAAAACAATCGTACTCGGATCGATTTTATCAACGGATTCACCGAAGTATATGCCGATCCGATAGGCATACACGGCAGTTGGGAGGGACTGGTACACATGCAGGACGAAGAAGCCGGCAGACGTACGCGCATCATCAGCGAACATGCCGGTTGGTTCGAAGCACATTCGCCGATTGACGCACGTTTCCGCAAGAAGAATCCCCATGGTATATCGGCTACGGTGGTCAATGTACTGACCATAGCCGGCGACAGCTATCCTGCCACACCGATAGGAATCAACCTCCCGAATGCCGACTGGATTCGTGCCGAACACGGATCCAAGTCCGTCACTATCGACAATATCACGGATGCATACAACCATGCCGCGCGAGGGACAGGTCTGTACGAGGAGTTTATCCCCGACGAGGAAGTACGCAGACACGTAGAGCTGCATGCCGACCTAACGGACAGTCTCCACACCGACCTGCACGAATGCCTCGGACATGGCAGCGGACAGTTGCTCCCCGGTGTACCAGGCGATGCACTTGGAGAACACGCCTCCACGCTGGAGGAGACGCGCGCCGACCTCTTCGCCCTCTATTTTCTGGCCGATCCCAAAATGATCGAATTAGGCCTTTTGACCGATCCCGATGCTTACAAAGCCAACTATTACAAATACATGCTCAACGGTCTGATGACCCAACTCGTGCGTATCAAGCGAGGAGAGGAGATAGAGGAGGCGCATATGCGCAACCGTGCACTCATAGCTCGCTACGTCTTGGAGCATGCCGAGCGGCCGGGGGCTATGTCGCTGGTCTGCGAAGAGGGCAAGACGGCACTCGTGATCAAGGACTACGAAGCGGTGCGTGCGATCATTGCCGGTTTGCTGACCGAGGTGCAACGCATCAAGAGCGAGGGCGACTATACCGCCGGCAAGGCGTTGGTAGAGCGTTATGCCGTCCACGTGGATCCGCTCTTGCACGAGGAAGTACTGATGCGCTATGCCAAGCTGGATATTGCTCCGTATAAGGGATTTGTCAATCCTCGGTTGAGACCCGTATATAATTCGGAGGGCAGGCTTACGGATGCAACGATAGAATACACGGAAGGCTATGCCGAACAAATGCTTCGCTACAGTGCAGAATATAGCTTCCTGCCTACAGACAGTCCGCTTTTGCAGGAGGCACGAAGATTGCGCTCGCACCTCCGACGGGCGATGGACGGTGTACTATCGGCCAGTATGCGTGAGAAAGGACTCCACTACGGCATCAACTTTGGAGTCACTCGCGAACATCTGCTCCGACTGGCTCGCACGGCCGACGCTTCCGCTCCACTGGCCGACTATCTGTGGAGACGCGATGTAAGGGAGACGAAGATACTCGCCACGATGATTTTTCCGGCCGAAGAACTGACTCATGAGCAGGCAACGAGATTCCTCCGAGAGGCCGACAACGTGGAACTTCGCGAGCAACTGACAGCCAATCTGCTGGAGCGAATGCCCGAAGCGATCCGGAGCATCGGCCGATGGATCGAGAGCAAAGAGACTACCCCTGACATGATGACGGGAGTATTGACGCTTGCAGCCAGATTGTTTACACGCGGCATCTTTCCGGAAAATGCGCCGGCAGAGAAACTCTTAGCATTGGCCATTCTCCATCTCTCCGATGAGGAGCAGAAAACGGAGCTTCGGCGCGCTTCCGCACTTCTGCTCAAGCGGTACGGGCGAGGCTCCGCAGAACGGACAAAAAAAGTACTGTGCCTATTGCCCGAATCGAGCCAAGACACAGCACCGGTTTTGTATGAATTATGCGAAGATATCCGCTTCGAACTCGACTTCTACCCAAAGGACGAGTAA
- the serS gene encoding serine--tRNA ligase — protein sequence MLTLKQIIENKEEVIRRLAVKHFDAAAILDEVISLDRQRRETQQSLDARLAEQNAIAKEIGALMKAGKKGEAEAIRTKVADMKAESHHLEERKADLENAIRQQLLLIPNLPHESVPAGKTAEENVCVKTGGTVPELGTHKLPHWDLAKKYDLIDFELGVKITGAGFPVYKGKGARLQRALVNFFLDEARNAGFTEIEPPYVVNEDSGYGTGQLPDKEGQMYHVTADNLYLIPTAEVPVTNIFRDVILSEDELPILLTAYSACFRREAGSYGKDVRGLNRLHQFNKVEIVCIDKPEHSYEQLDQMVGYVQGLVDKLGLPWRILRLCGGDISFTSALTYDFEVYSAAQERWLEVSSVSNFESFQANRLKCRYRNADKKVELCHTLNGSALALPRIVAALLENNQTADGIRIPDCLVPYTGFSMID from the coding sequence ATGCTGACACTCAAGCAAATCATAGAAAATAAGGAAGAAGTGATCCGTCGCTTGGCGGTGAAGCACTTCGATGCAGCTGCTATTCTCGACGAAGTCATCTCTCTCGACAGACAGCGACGCGAAACTCAACAGAGTCTGGATGCTCGTTTGGCGGAGCAAAACGCCATTGCCAAGGAGATCGGAGCTTTGATGAAAGCCGGCAAGAAAGGCGAGGCAGAGGCCATCCGTACGAAAGTAGCCGATATGAAAGCCGAGAGCCACCATCTGGAAGAGCGGAAAGCTGATCTGGAGAATGCTATACGCCAACAGCTTCTGCTTATCCCGAATCTGCCGCATGAGTCTGTCCCTGCAGGCAAGACCGCAGAGGAGAATGTCTGTGTGAAGACAGGCGGCACAGTGCCGGAGCTTGGAACGCACAAGCTCCCACATTGGGATCTGGCCAAGAAATACGATCTGATCGACTTCGAACTCGGCGTCAAGATAACCGGAGCAGGCTTCCCTGTCTATAAGGGCAAAGGAGCACGCCTGCAGCGAGCTTTGGTCAACTTCTTCTTGGACGAAGCCCGCAACGCCGGCTTCACGGAGATAGAGCCGCCCTATGTGGTCAATGAAGATTCCGGCTATGGTACGGGACAGCTCCCCGACAAGGAAGGGCAGATGTACCATGTCACGGCGGACAACCTGTATCTGATCCCCACGGCAGAGGTGCCGGTGACCAATATCTTCCGCGATGTCATTCTCTCCGAGGACGAATTGCCCATTCTCCTGACCGCTTACTCGGCTTGCTTCCGACGCGAAGCCGGTTCGTATGGCAAGGATGTTCGCGGCCTGAACCGCCTCCATCAGTTCAACAAGGTGGAGATCGTCTGCATCGACAAGCCCGAACACTCCTACGAACAGCTCGATCAGATGGTCGGCTATGTCCAAGGCCTTGTAGATAAGTTGGGACTTCCGTGGCGTATCCTTCGCCTCTGCGGCGGAGATATCAGCTTCACTTCGGCATTGACTTACGACTTCGAAGTCTATTCGGCTGCCCAAGAGCGGTGGTTGGAGGTTAGCTCGGTGTCCAATTTCGAGAGCTTCCAAGCCAATCGTCTGAAGTGCCGTTATCGCAATGCGGATAAGAAAGTGGAGCTTTGCCACACGCTCAACGGTAGTGCCTTGGCCTTGCCGCGTATCGTGGCTGCTCTGTTGGAAAACAATCAGACAGCCGATGGCATCCGCATCCCCGACTGTCTGGTACCTTATACAGGCTTCTCGATGATCGATTGA
- the rpmA gene encoding 50S ribosomal protein L27 — translation MAHKKGVGSSKNGRESESKRLGVKVYGGEMAKAGNILVRQRGTVHHPGENVGIGKDHTLYALKSGVVVFTRKKNDRSYVSIKTES, via the coding sequence ATGGCACATAAAAAAGGTGTAGGTAGTTCCAAGAACGGTCGTGAATCGGAAAGCAAACGTCTTGGCGTGAAAGTTTATGGTGGAGAAATGGCTAAGGCCGGCAACATATTGGTTCGTCAGCGTGGCACCGTTCACCACCCGGGTGAAAACGTAGGTATCGGTAAGGATCATACTTTGTATGCACTGAAGTCGGGCGTGGTAGTATTTACTCGCAAGAAAAACGACCGTTCATACGTTTCGATCAAGACCGAATCATAA
- the rplU gene encoding 50S ribosomal protein L21, protein MYVIVDIQGQQMKVEQGRRLFVHHIKDVESGASVEFDKVLLVDNNGAIAVGSPLVEGAKVVCEVLTPLVKGDKVLIFHKKRRKGYRKLNGHRQQFTEILVKEVVA, encoded by the coding sequence ATGTACGTTATCGTAGACATTCAGGGACAGCAGATGAAGGTAGAACAAGGCCGTCGGCTGTTCGTGCATCACATCAAAGATGTAGAGAGTGGTGCAAGCGTAGAATTCGACAAGGTTCTCCTCGTCGATAATAATGGTGCTATCGCCGTGGGTTCTCCTTTGGTGGAAGGCGCTAAGGTGGTATGTGAAGTATTGACTCCTCTTGTGAAAGGGGATAAGGTGCTGATCTTCCACAAGAAGAGAAGAAAAGGATACCGCAAGCTGAATGGCCATCGCCAGCAGTTTACGGAAATTCTGGTGAAAGAAGTCGTTGCATAA
- a CDS encoding DUF4199 domain-containing protein, with product MEDRSNLFRLSALMGLIFGAFWCLKYICVMLAFRIPFLLLLYIPLTCFVPFLAYILTKRYRNVLPQEMRFSFMHGWQFSTLLYLFAAILVSIPHYYFYAEIMPAHMPDIMAQLEQSSGLMTQLFGTDEWREVMEQMLKVRPMSRVINDISSNFFWGALFSIPVGLILKRKAASDNMHSL from the coding sequence ATGGAAGATAGAAGCAATCTTTTTCGCCTCAGTGCTTTGATGGGTTTGATCTTTGGTGCATTCTGGTGTCTGAAGTACATCTGCGTGATGCTGGCATTCCGGATTCCTTTCTTGCTGCTGCTGTATATTCCGCTCACTTGTTTCGTCCCTTTTCTGGCTTATATCCTGACAAAGCGTTATCGGAACGTGCTACCGCAAGAGATGCGTTTCAGCTTTATGCATGGATGGCAGTTTTCTACTTTGCTCTATCTCTTCGCGGCTATATTGGTTTCCATCCCTCACTACTATTTCTATGCCGAGATAATGCCGGCACACATGCCCGATATTATGGCACAGCTGGAGCAGTCCTCCGGACTTATGACCCAACTCTTCGGTACCGATGAGTGGCGCGAGGTGATGGAGCAGATGCTCAAGGTGCGTCCCATGTCGCGTGTGATCAATGATATTTCATCCAACTTCTTCTGGGGAGCTTTGTTCTCCATTCCGGTAGGGCTGATCCTGAAAAGAAAGGCTGCGTCGGACAATATGCATTCGTTATGA